In one Variovorax sp. V213 genomic region, the following are encoded:
- a CDS encoding MetQ/NlpA family ABC transporter substrate-binding protein: MSRLPLFPAALSRRHLLQLASAAAAAGAGLPAFAALKEQPGTAKVLKVGVTTGPHEQTFEVVKRVAERDYGLKIQIVPFTDYSRPNAALDAGDLDANSFQHRPFLAAQVRSRGYRIVGFGRTWIGPIAIYSRKYKAFKDLPEGASIAIPNDPSNESRVLLLLQKAGAIKLKSGIDPIAGINATPRDITENPRKFRFVEIEAAQLPRTLDDTDASAVNADYANKAGLNPARDGILVEDKEGPYACLIAVREQDKEQPWVQQLVKAYQTDEVRDFIVRTFAGGVLPAF; the protein is encoded by the coding sequence TTGAGCCGTCTTCCCTTGTTTCCGGCCGCACTGTCGCGCCGCCATCTGCTGCAACTCGCCTCGGCCGCCGCCGCTGCCGGCGCAGGCCTGCCCGCCTTCGCGGCCCTCAAGGAGCAGCCGGGCACCGCCAAGGTCCTGAAGGTCGGCGTCACGACCGGACCGCACGAGCAGACCTTCGAGGTCGTCAAGCGCGTGGCCGAGCGCGACTACGGCCTCAAGATCCAGATCGTGCCCTTCACCGACTACAGCCGGCCCAACGCCGCGCTCGACGCCGGCGACCTGGACGCCAACAGCTTCCAGCACCGGCCCTTTCTCGCGGCGCAGGTGCGTTCGCGCGGCTACAGGATCGTCGGCTTCGGCCGCACCTGGATCGGCCCGATCGCGATCTATTCCCGCAAGTACAAGGCCTTCAAGGATCTGCCGGAGGGCGCGAGCATCGCCATTCCCAACGACCCGTCGAACGAAAGCCGGGTGTTGCTGCTGCTGCAGAAGGCCGGCGCCATCAAGCTCAAGAGCGGCATCGACCCGATCGCCGGCATCAACGCCACGCCGCGCGACATCACCGAGAATCCCCGCAAGTTCCGCTTCGTCGAGATCGAGGCCGCGCAGCTGCCGCGCACGCTCGACGACACCGACGCCTCGGCGGTCAATGCCGACTATGCCAACAAGGCCGGGCTCAATCCGGCGCGCGACGGCATCCTGGTGGAGGACAAGGAAGGCCCCTATGCCTGCCTGATCGCGGTACGCGAACAGGACAAGGAGCAGCCCTGGGTGCAGCAGCTGGTCAAGGCCTACCAGACCGACGAGGTGCGCGACTTCATCGTCAGGACCTTCGCCGGCGGCGTGCTGCCCGCGTTCTGA
- a CDS encoding SfnB family sulfur acquisition oxidoreductase: MTLTALLPDRASEASAGRAPVRAEAQPAPIPKQKPLRIRDDAQALEIARELAADFARDAAARDRERRLPWAELERFTASGLWAITVPREHGGAGVSARTLAEVIAIISAADGSLGQIPQNHYYALEVLRVGGTDAQKSFFYRRVLEGERFGNALAEIGHKDFKRRTRLHEEGGSLQIDGQKFYCTGALFAHWIPTLVVAQEGEREVTKLAFVPRRAEGVSIVDDWDGFGQRVTGSGSVRFEGVQIDPAWVIPFLASFERPTTIGPFAQLLHAAIDLGLGRGAFEATLAFVRERSRPWIDAGVERASEDPLAIQLTGEVAVRLRAAEALLRRAARFVEAAQRAPDEHSVAAASVAVAEARVLSTTASLDAGNRLFELAGTGATLDGLGLDRFWRNARTHTLHDPVRWKYHHIGNYHLNDRPPPRHGAL, encoded by the coding sequence ATGACGCTCACCGCCCTTCTTCCCGATCGCGCGTCCGAGGCGTCCGCGGGGCGAGCTCCCGTCCGTGCCGAGGCACAGCCCGCGCCCATCCCTAAGCAGAAGCCGCTGCGCATCCGCGACGATGCCCAGGCGCTGGAAATCGCACGCGAGCTCGCTGCCGACTTCGCCCGCGACGCCGCGGCGCGCGACCGCGAGCGGCGCTTGCCCTGGGCCGAGCTGGAGCGGTTCACCGCCAGCGGCCTCTGGGCCATCACCGTGCCGCGCGAGCATGGCGGCGCCGGCGTGTCGGCGCGCACGCTGGCGGAGGTGATCGCCATCATCTCGGCCGCCGACGGCTCGCTCGGCCAGATCCCGCAGAACCACTATTACGCGCTGGAGGTGCTGCGCGTCGGCGGCACCGACGCGCAGAAAAGCTTCTTCTACCGCCGCGTGCTCGAAGGCGAGCGCTTCGGCAATGCGCTTGCGGAGATCGGCCACAAGGACTTCAAGCGCCGCACGCGCCTGCACGAGGAAGGCGGCAGCCTGCAGATCGACGGGCAGAAGTTCTACTGCACCGGGGCGTTGTTCGCGCACTGGATTCCCACGCTGGTCGTGGCGCAGGAGGGCGAACGCGAGGTGACCAAGCTCGCCTTCGTGCCGCGCCGCGCCGAGGGCGTGAGCATCGTGGACGACTGGGACGGCTTCGGCCAGCGCGTGACGGGCAGCGGCTCGGTGCGCTTCGAGGGAGTGCAGATCGACCCGGCCTGGGTCATCCCCTTCCTGGCCTCCTTCGAGCGGCCCACCACCATCGGCCCCTTCGCGCAGCTGCTGCATGCCGCCATCGACTTGGGACTGGGGCGCGGCGCCTTCGAGGCCACGCTGGCCTTCGTGCGCGAGCGTTCGCGGCCATGGATCGATGCCGGCGTGGAACGCGCCAGCGAGGACCCGCTCGCGATCCAGCTGACCGGCGAGGTGGCGGTGCGCCTGCGCGCGGCCGAGGCCTTGCTGCGCCGCGCCGCCCGCTTCGTCGAGGCGGCCCAGCGCGCCCCCGACGAGCACAGCGTGGCCGCGGCCTCGGTCGCGGTGGCCGAGGCCCGCGTGTTGAGCACCACTGCCTCGCTCGACGCCGGCAACCGCCTGTTCGAGCTGGCCGGCACCGGCGCCACGCTCGACGGCCTGGGGCTGGACCGCTTCTGGCGCAACGCGCGCACCCACACGCTGCACGACCCGGTGCGCTGGAAGTACCACCACATCGGCAACTACCACCTCAACGACCGGCCGCCGCCGCGGCACGGCGCGCTGTGA
- a CDS encoding SfnB family sulfur acquisition oxidoreductase: MSSAHSPTFSPLRLPRVHRIQSDPEALAAAHRLAAEFAAGASQRDRERRLPWEELDRWSESGLGGITVPREHGGADVSYATLAEIFVILSAADGSLGQIPQNHFGVLGVLREIGSEAQKTRFYAEVLAGGRLGNAGPERRSKTVVEGGTRLRRTPQGLRLDGERFYSTGALFAHRVPARALDDQGRAVQVWVPRDAPGLTVIDDWSSFGQRTTASGTVRFEAVPVDEADVLPLWQLADRPGLFGPGSQLLQAAIDQGIAQAALAEAIAFVREHARPWTDSGVARAADDPYIVQDVGRLEVDLHAAHEVLLESGRTLDAVAAQPVTAESSARASVAVAEAKVLTTRIALDATEKLFELAGSSATRDVHNLGRHWRNARTHTLHDPVRWKAHLIGNYLLNHVPPPRHSWN, encoded by the coding sequence ATGTCTTCAGCCCATTCCCCAACTTTCTCGCCCCTGCGGCTGCCGCGCGTGCACCGCATTCAAAGCGACCCCGAAGCGCTGGCGGCCGCGCACCGGCTCGCGGCCGAGTTCGCAGCGGGCGCCTCGCAGCGCGACCGCGAACGCCGTCTGCCCTGGGAGGAGCTCGACCGCTGGTCCGAGAGCGGGCTCGGCGGCATCACCGTGCCGCGCGAGCATGGCGGCGCCGATGTGTCCTACGCCACGCTGGCCGAGATCTTCGTGATCCTGTCGGCCGCCGACGGCTCGCTCGGCCAGATCCCGCAGAACCACTTCGGTGTGCTGGGCGTGCTCCGCGAGATCGGCAGCGAGGCGCAGAAGACCCGCTTCTACGCCGAGGTGCTCGCGGGCGGGCGCCTCGGCAATGCCGGGCCGGAGCGGCGATCGAAGACCGTCGTGGAGGGCGGGACACGGCTGCGCCGCACGCCCCAGGGCCTGCGCCTCGACGGCGAGCGCTTCTACTCGACCGGCGCGCTCTTCGCCCATCGCGTGCCGGCGCGCGCGCTCGACGACCAGGGCCGCGCCGTGCAGGTGTGGGTGCCGCGCGATGCGCCGGGGCTCACCGTGATCGACGACTGGTCCTCCTTCGGCCAGCGCACCACCGCCAGCGGCACGGTGCGCTTCGAGGCCGTGCCGGTCGACGAGGCGGACGTGTTGCCGCTGTGGCAGCTGGCGGACCGGCCAGGCCTCTTCGGCCCGGGCTCGCAGCTCCTGCAGGCGGCCATCGACCAGGGCATCGCGCAGGCCGCACTGGCCGAGGCGATCGCCTTCGTGCGCGAGCACGCGCGGCCCTGGACCGATTCCGGTGTGGCCCGCGCCGCGGACGATCCCTACATCGTCCAGGACGTGGGCCGCCTCGAGGTGGACCTGCATGCTGCGCACGAGGTGTTGCTGGAAAGCGGTCGCACGCTCGATGCCGTGGCGGCACAGCCCGTGACCGCCGAATCGAGCGCGCGCGCCTCGGTCGCCGTGGCCGAAGCCAAGGTGCTGACCACGCGCATCGCGCTCGATGCCACCGAGAAGCTGTTCGAACTCGCCGGCTCCTCGGCCACGCGGGACGTCCACAACCTGGGCCGGCACTGGCGCAACGCCCGCACGCACACCCTGCATGACCCGGTGCGCTGGAAGGCGCACCTGATCGGCAACTACCTGCTCAACCACGTGCCGCCGCCGCGGCATTCCTGGAACTGA
- the msuE gene encoding FMN reductase, whose product MTQKFKIVAVSGGLQRPSRTLALVEELLDGLTVARPAETRLIELGQLVPKFGGVLQRGQLPVEVEQALRDVESADLLLVASPIYRGSYTGLFKHFFDFVHHESLIDVPVLLAATGGSDRHALAIDHQLRPLFSFFQAHTLPVGVYATDKEFENYRVSGEALRARIALAIERALPVLRQRAHAPAVVPSLALA is encoded by the coding sequence ATGACTCAAAAATTCAAGATCGTCGCTGTCTCCGGTGGCCTGCAGCGTCCCTCGCGCACGCTCGCGCTGGTCGAGGAACTGCTGGACGGCCTGACCGTGGCCCGGCCCGCCGAGACGCGCCTGATCGAACTCGGCCAGCTGGTGCCGAAGTTCGGCGGCGTGCTGCAGCGCGGCCAGCTTCCGGTCGAGGTCGAGCAGGCGCTCAGAGACGTGGAATCGGCCGACCTGCTGCTGGTGGCGAGCCCGATCTATCGCGGGTCGTACACCGGGCTCTTCAAGCATTTCTTCGACTTCGTTCATCACGAATCGCTGATCGACGTGCCGGTGCTCCTTGCGGCCACCGGAGGCAGCGACCGCCACGCGCTGGCGATCGATCACCAGCTGCGCCCGCTGTTCAGCTTTTTCCAGGCGCATACCCTGCCGGTCGGTGTCTACGCGACGGACAAGGAGTTCGAGAACTACCGCGTGAGCGGCGAGGCGCTGCGTGCGCGTATCGCACTCGCGATCGAACGTGCGTTGCCGGTGCTGCGGCAACGTGCCCACGCGCCTGCGGTGGTGCCTTCGCTCGCCCTGGCCTGA
- a CDS encoding ABC transporter substrate-binding protein codes for MPIETPSSSPASAPPSRRLALKTLASLASVSAIGGLALAGCSREDGGRAAAASGPAVVKKTGDKVAFKYPNNPSFDLIYLADELGYFEGGNTRPEYVGKIAAPQIIPLVGTGEIDFGSRMVPLVISAIASGADLKVVAAGGKTLQEAPHMKYFVRKDSGIRQPKDLEGKTIGFNSFGACAEFVTKKYLRQHGVDVAKINFVVIPDEQAEQTLVTGNTDLAIIHAPFSGRADNAESLVRLWSDYDLDGGLGGMAPYSAHGQFIRQHPEAVRDVVAALAKAGNWVNANTEDARKLVAKRINMDLKNVDRYAYVDDLVVTEPPIQYYIDILQSEGKLAAGKVAVKDVYTNEFNPFAQQAAKS; via the coding sequence ATGCCCATCGAGACGCCCTCCTCTTCCCCTGCCAGCGCCCCGCCTTCGAGGCGCCTGGCGCTCAAGACCCTCGCCTCCCTCGCATCCGTCAGCGCCATCGGCGGCCTGGCGCTCGCGGGCTGCTCGCGCGAGGACGGCGGCCGGGCCGCTGCGGCCAGCGGCCCGGCCGTGGTGAAGAAGACCGGCGACAAGGTGGCGTTCAAGTACCCGAACAATCCGTCGTTCGACCTGATCTACCTGGCCGACGAGCTCGGCTACTTCGAGGGCGGCAACACCCGCCCCGAATACGTCGGCAAGATTGCCGCGCCGCAGATCATTCCGCTCGTGGGCACGGGCGAGATCGACTTCGGCAGCCGCATGGTCCCGCTGGTGATCTCGGCCATCGCGTCGGGCGCAGACCTCAAGGTGGTGGCTGCGGGCGGCAAGACGCTGCAGGAGGCACCGCACATGAAGTACTTCGTCCGCAAGGATTCGGGCATCCGCCAGCCCAAGGACCTCGAGGGCAAGACCATCGGCTTCAACAGCTTCGGCGCCTGCGCCGAGTTCGTGACCAAGAAGTACCTGCGCCAGCACGGCGTGGACGTGGCGAAGATCAACTTCGTCGTCATTCCCGACGAGCAGGCCGAGCAGACCCTGGTGACCGGCAACACCGACCTCGCGATCATCCATGCGCCCTTCTCGGGCAGAGCCGACAACGCCGAGTCGCTGGTGCGGCTGTGGAGCGACTACGACCTCGACGGCGGCCTGGGCGGCATGGCGCCGTACAGCGCGCACGGCCAGTTCATCCGCCAGCACCCCGAGGCGGTGCGCGACGTGGTCGCGGCGCTCGCCAAGGCCGGCAACTGGGTCAACGCCAACACCGAGGACGCCCGCAAGCTGGTGGCCAAGCGCATCAACATGGACCTGAAGAACGTCGACCGCTACGCGTATGTCGACGACCTGGTGGTGACCGAGCCGCCGATCCAGTACTACATCGACATCCTGCAGTCCGAAGGCAAGCTCGCCGCTGGCAAGGTCGCGGTGAAGGACGTCTACACCAACGAGTTCAACCCCTTTGCGCAGCAGGCCGCGAAGTCTTGA
- a CDS encoding ABC transporter ATP-binding protein, producing the protein MSLKISAREVRMDYAARGASERVRVLEGFDLDVRDGEFLSVLGPSGCGKSTFLGILAGLTERTGGRIAINGQPLAGINRNQGVVFQGYALFPWLSVLDNIAVGLEIRGIGKAERRRTAHEYLELVGLHGFADRYPHEISGGMKQRVAIARSLAYKPDVLLMDEPFAALDAQTREILQGELLRIWEQYRKTIVFITHSLEEAVYLSDRVAVMTQRPGRIKDIIDIPLARPRSAELRHSTEFAALRQRAWEVLKDEVQIGLRPSSLEGVVS; encoded by the coding sequence ATGAGCTTGAAGATCTCGGCCCGCGAAGTGCGGATGGACTATGCGGCGCGCGGCGCGAGCGAGCGCGTGCGCGTCCTCGAAGGCTTCGACCTCGACGTGCGCGACGGCGAATTCCTCTCGGTGCTCGGCCCGTCGGGCTGCGGCAAGTCGACCTTCCTCGGCATCCTGGCCGGACTGACGGAACGCACCGGCGGGCGCATCGCCATCAACGGCCAGCCGCTGGCGGGCATCAACCGCAACCAGGGCGTCGTGTTCCAGGGCTATGCGCTGTTTCCGTGGCTCTCGGTGCTCGACAACATCGCGGTCGGGCTGGAGATACGCGGCATCGGCAAAGCCGAGCGCCGTCGCACCGCGCACGAATACCTCGAACTGGTGGGCCTGCATGGTTTCGCAGACCGCTATCCGCACGAGATCTCGGGCGGCATGAAGCAGCGCGTGGCCATCGCACGCTCGCTCGCCTACAAGCCCGACGTGCTGCTGATGGACGAGCCCTTCGCCGCACTCGATGCGCAGACGCGCGAGATCCTGCAGGGCGAGCTGCTGCGCATCTGGGAGCAATACCGCAAGACCATCGTCTTCATCACGCACAGCCTGGAGGAAGCGGTGTACCTCTCCGACCGCGTGGCGGTGATGACGCAGCGGCCCGGCCGCATCAAGGACATCATCGACATTCCGCTCGCGCGCCCGCGCTCGGCGGAACTTCGTCACTCGACCGAGTTCGCCGCGCTGCGCCAACGCGCGTGGGAGGTGCTGAAGGACGAAGTGCAGATCGGCTTGCGGCCCAGTTCGCTGGAAGGGGTGGTGTCATGA
- a CDS encoding ABC transporter permease, whose amino-acid sequence MSAVLDAPVVRTPGRFFKFARSFARVAERGIGIAIFLALWEALPRLGVVSDAYLSPPSAVVASIVQLVETGQLWKHLAASLQRSLWGLLLAGFSGVLLGLLIGSSKRLAAIVDPVLQLFRQTSAFALFPVFILFLGIGELSKVAIIFWASFWPVLLSTVSGVKQVDRLLVNSALSMGASPRFVFFKVVLPASLPSIFTGVRLAGAYSITALVAAEMIGAHSGLGFLTLNSQETFQIPTMYAGILLLAVLGLLLNYLLALLERRLLRWRKGLSLDD is encoded by the coding sequence ATGAGCGCCGTGCTCGATGCGCCGGTGGTTCGCACGCCCGGTCGATTCTTCAAGTTTGCGCGCAGCTTTGCCCGCGTGGCCGAGCGCGGCATCGGCATCGCGATCTTCCTGGCGCTCTGGGAGGCGTTGCCGCGCCTGGGCGTCGTGAGCGATGCCTACCTGAGCCCGCCGTCGGCCGTGGTCGCGAGCATCGTCCAGCTCGTCGAGACCGGCCAGCTCTGGAAACACCTGGCGGCAAGCCTGCAGCGCTCGCTGTGGGGCCTGCTGCTCGCGGGCTTCTCGGGCGTGCTGCTGGGCCTCTTGATCGGCAGCTCCAAGCGGCTGGCAGCCATCGTCGATCCGGTGCTGCAGCTCTTTCGGCAGACCTCGGCCTTCGCGCTGTTCCCGGTGTTCATCCTGTTCCTGGGCATCGGCGAACTGTCGAAAGTGGCGATCATCTTCTGGGCTTCGTTCTGGCCGGTGCTGCTGAGCACGGTGAGCGGCGTGAAGCAGGTCGACCGGCTGCTCGTCAACTCGGCGCTGTCGATGGGCGCCTCGCCGCGCTTCGTCTTCTTCAAGGTGGTGCTGCCGGCGTCGCTGCCGTCGATCTTCACCGGCGTGCGGCTGGCGGGTGCCTACAGCATCACGGCGCTGGTGGCGGCCGAGATGATCGGTGCGCATTCCGGGCTGGGCTTTCTCACGCTCAACTCGCAGGAGACCTTCCAGATCCCGACGATGTATGCCGGCATCCTGCTGTTGGCCGTGCTCGGGCTGCTGCTCAACTACCTTCTGGCCTTGCTGGAGCGGCGACTGCTGCGCTGGCGCAAGGGGCTGAGCCTCGATGACTGA
- a CDS encoding substrate-binding periplasmic protein — protein MTERRRSKRGLVLAGTALAMAVAIAGIGGAWAFATPVLSGLPKGPVLAQAIERGRLIVGVRRYPRPAPPEAPTPPEPDGFDATLARQLAASLGVPLELVGLDPAAQEAALREGRVDLLVAGVPAQSVPGIAATPGSYDIGRGLVVALRRGKVQDASALRGARVCVGEGSGYAGAVSQRYGAQPRSYPSSVHAASAFMAGECAALAEDAEVLERLMQNEEWRFYKPLASDVRLPSDAAIRLPEGDVVSRDYLAAALRQWRADGTLDKARAARAGNLQFEITLLKDGFVCHS, from the coding sequence ATGACTGAGCGCAGGCGGTCCAAGCGCGGGCTGGTCCTGGCAGGCACGGCGCTGGCGATGGCCGTGGCGATTGCCGGCATCGGCGGCGCCTGGGCTTTCGCAACGCCCGTGCTGTCGGGCCTGCCGAAGGGACCGGTGCTCGCGCAGGCGATCGAGCGCGGCAGGCTGATCGTGGGCGTGCGCCGCTATCCGCGCCCTGCCCCGCCCGAGGCGCCGACGCCGCCGGAGCCCGATGGTTTCGACGCCACGCTCGCACGGCAACTGGCGGCTTCGCTCGGCGTGCCGCTGGAGCTGGTCGGCCTCGACCCTGCAGCGCAGGAGGCCGCGCTGCGCGAAGGCCGCGTCGACCTGCTGGTGGCCGGGGTGCCCGCGCAATCCGTGCCCGGCATCGCCGCCACGCCCGGCAGCTACGACATCGGCCGCGGGCTCGTGGTCGCGCTCAGGCGCGGCAAGGTCCAGGATGCATCCGCGCTGCGCGGTGCCCGGGTCTGCGTGGGCGAAGGTTCGGGCTACGCCGGTGCGGTGTCGCAGCGCTATGGCGCGCAGCCGCGCAGCTACCCCTCTTCGGTGCATGCGGCGTCGGCTTTCATGGCCGGCGAATGCGCGGCGCTTGCCGAGGACGCCGAGGTGCTGGAACGGCTCATGCAGAACGAGGAATGGCGTTTCTACAAGCCGCTGGCGAGCGATGTGCGCCTGCCCTCGGATGCTGCCATTCGCCTGCCCGAGGGTGATGTCGTCTCGCGCGATTACCTGGCGGCGGCCCTGCGTCAATGGCGTGCCGACGGCACACTGGACAAGGCGCGCGCCGCGCGCGCGGGCAACCTGCAGTTCGAGATCACGCTGCTCAAGGACGGCTTCGTCTGCCATTCCTGA
- a CDS encoding family 2A encapsulin nanocompartment cargo protein cysteine desulfurase: MASAMFSALPGTPPASLPGVASGLVPGAQFPANVAPPGSPLASPAGFGPSVPGTPIPQGQIPGANVLPASPTQLPSLANRTPALLPHAVAGNGVPDTVLSVAPAFEPRSGGTVQGVPQAHAPVTPQAAASPFYFVGNSYGHPSAGATEGIAIHDPFAGLALPPAAAPVSPPSPPAVPAGRDAQFYFVDAVRLPNGFVTPAKPDPRGPDAVPLAGNGQHPPFDVNAVRRDFPILRERVNGRPLVWFDNAATTHKPQSVIDRIAYFYEHENSNIHRAAHELAARATDAYEGARERVRLFLNAPEVEEVIFVRGTTEAINLVAKSWGGQHVGEGDEIIVSNLEHHANIVPWQQLAAAKGAKLRVIPVDDSGQVLLDEYRKLLNDRTKLVAVTQVSNALGTVVPVKEIVELAHRAGARALVDGAQSVSHMRVDVQDIGADFFVFSGHKVFGPTGIGVVWGKREVLEDMPPWQGGGNMIADVTFEKTVFQPIPNKFEAGTGNIADAVGLGAAIDYVNKVGIENIARYEHDLLVYGMAQLGAIPGLRLIGTAADKASVMSFVLDGYTTEEVGHALNEEGIAVRTGHHCAQPILRRFGVETTVRPSLAFYNTFDEIDRLVRVVRRLAGQRRAR; encoded by the coding sequence ATGGCGAGCGCCATGTTCTCCGCACTGCCGGGCACGCCACCGGCCTCGCTGCCCGGCGTGGCGAGCGGGCTGGTGCCGGGCGCGCAGTTTCCCGCCAATGTCGCACCGCCCGGTTCGCCGCTGGCGAGCCCTGCGGGCTTCGGGCCGAGCGTGCCGGGCACGCCGATTCCGCAAGGCCAGATTCCCGGCGCCAACGTGCTGCCGGCATCACCCACGCAACTGCCTTCGCTCGCGAACCGCACACCGGCCTTGCTGCCGCATGCGGTGGCGGGCAACGGCGTGCCGGACACGGTGCTGTCGGTCGCACCGGCCTTCGAGCCGCGCTCGGGCGGCACGGTGCAGGGCGTGCCTCAGGCGCATGCACCCGTGACGCCGCAGGCCGCGGCCTCGCCGTTCTACTTCGTGGGCAACAGCTACGGCCATCCGTCGGCGGGTGCGACCGAGGGCATTGCGATTCATGACCCATTCGCGGGCCTTGCGTTGCCGCCAGCGGCCGCGCCCGTCTCGCCGCCGAGCCCGCCAGCAGTGCCTGCCGGGCGCGATGCGCAGTTCTACTTCGTCGACGCGGTGCGTCTGCCCAACGGCTTCGTCACGCCGGCCAAGCCCGATCCGCGCGGTCCCGATGCGGTGCCGCTCGCCGGCAACGGCCAGCATCCGCCGTTCGACGTCAATGCGGTGCGCCGCGACTTCCCGATCCTGCGGGAGCGCGTGAACGGCCGGCCGCTGGTGTGGTTCGACAACGCGGCCACCACGCACAAGCCGCAATCGGTCATCGATCGCATCGCGTACTTCTACGAACACGAGAATTCGAACATCCACCGCGCCGCGCATGAACTGGCCGCTCGCGCCACCGATGCCTACGAAGGCGCGCGCGAGCGGGTGCGCTTGTTTCTCAACGCACCCGAGGTCGAAGAGGTGATCTTCGTGCGCGGCACCACCGAGGCCATCAACCTCGTGGCCAAGAGCTGGGGCGGGCAGCACGTGGGCGAGGGCGACGAGATCATCGTCTCCAACCTCGAGCACCACGCCAACATCGTGCCGTGGCAGCAGCTTGCCGCCGCCAAGGGCGCGAAGCTGCGCGTGATCCCGGTGGACGATTCGGGCCAGGTGCTGCTCGACGAATACCGCAAGCTGCTGAACGACCGCACGAAGCTCGTCGCCGTCACGCAGGTCTCGAACGCGCTGGGCACCGTGGTGCCGGTGAAGGAGATCGTCGAGCTCGCGCACCGTGCCGGCGCCAGGGCGCTGGTCGACGGCGCGCAGTCGGTCTCGCACATGCGGGTCGATGTGCAGGACATCGGGGCCGACTTCTTCGTGTTCTCCGGCCACAAGGTCTTCGGCCCGACCGGCATCGGCGTGGTCTGGGGCAAGCGCGAAGTGCTCGAAGACATGCCGCCCTGGCAGGGGGGCGGCAACATGATCGCCGACGTGACCTTCGAGAAGACCGTGTTCCAGCCGATCCCGAACAAGTTCGAGGCCGGCACCGGCAACATCGCCGATGCGGTGGGGTTGGGCGCGGCCATCGACTACGTGAACAAGGTGGGCATCGAGAACATCGCGCGCTACGAGCACGACCTGCTGGTCTACGGCATGGCGCAACTCGGGGCGATCCCGGGCCTGCGGCTGATCGGCACGGCCGCCGACAAGGCGAGCGTGATGTCCTTCGTGCTCGACGGCTACACCACCGAAGAAGTGGGCCACGCGCTGAACGAAGAAGGCATCGCGGTGCGAACGGGCCACCACTGTGCGCAGCCGATCCTGCGGCGCTTCGGTGTCGAGACGACCGTGCGGCCGTCGCTGGCCTTCTACAACACCTTCGACGAGATCGACCGCCTGGTGCGGGTGGTGCGGCGATTGGCAGGGCAGCGCCGCGCGCGCTAG
- a CDS encoding family 2A encapsulin nanocompartment shell protein, with the protein MSATVGGTTALGDNAARQLANATKTVPQLETISPRWLTHLLQWVPVEAGIYRVNKVKNPESIKVTCTSREEENQLPRTFVDYEENPREHYLNAVSTVLDVHTRISDLYSSPHDQIKEQLRLTIETIKENQESELINNPDYGLLAQVSEEQRIFPLTGAPTPDDLDELLTKVWKEPAFFLTHPLAIAAFGREATRRGTPPPTVSLFGSQFITWRGIPLIPSNKVPVADGKSKILLLRVGDKRQGVVGLFQPGLSGEQGPGLSVRFMGINNHAIASYLISLYCSLAVLTTDALAVLDDVEIGKYHDYPDTYK; encoded by the coding sequence ATGAGCGCAACAGTCGGTGGTACCACCGCCCTTGGCGACAACGCCGCCCGCCAACTAGCCAATGCCACCAAGACAGTCCCTCAGCTGGAGACCATCAGCCCGCGCTGGCTGACGCACCTGCTGCAATGGGTGCCGGTGGAGGCGGGCATCTACCGCGTCAACAAGGTCAAGAACCCCGAATCGATCAAGGTCACCTGCACCTCGCGCGAAGAGGAAAACCAGCTGCCGCGCACTTTCGTCGACTACGAAGAGAACCCGCGCGAGCACTACCTCAACGCCGTGAGCACCGTGCTCGACGTGCACACCCGCATCTCCGACCTCTACAGCAGCCCGCACGACCAGATCAAGGAGCAGCTGCGCCTCACGATCGAGACGATCAAGGAGAACCAGGAGAGCGAGCTCATCAACAACCCCGACTACGGCCTGCTGGCCCAGGTGAGCGAAGAGCAGCGCATTTTCCCGCTGACCGGCGCGCCCACGCCCGACGACCTCGACGAGCTGCTGACCAAGGTGTGGAAGGAGCCCGCCTTCTTTCTCACGCACCCGTTGGCCATTGCCGCCTTCGGCCGCGAGGCCACGCGCCGCGGCACGCCGCCGCCGACGGTGAGCCTGTTCGGCTCCCAGTTCATCACCTGGCGCGGAATTCCGCTGATCCCGTCGAACAAGGTGCCGGTGGCCGACGGCAAGAGCAAGATCCTGCTGCTGCGCGTGGGCGACAAGCGCCAGGGCGTGGTGGGCCTGTTTCAGCCGGGGCTTTCGGGCGAGCAGGGCCCGGGCCTGTCGGTGCGCTTCATGGGCATCAACAACCACGCGATCGCGTCGTACCTGATCTCGCTGTACTGCTCGCTCGCGGTGCTGACCACCGATGCACTGGCGGTGCTCGACGACGTCGAGATCGGCAAGTACCACGACTATCCCGACACCTACAAGTAA